In the Telopea speciosissima isolate NSW1024214 ecotype Mountain lineage chromosome 6, Tspe_v1, whole genome shotgun sequence genome, GAAATAGCAGCGatcatcaaggaagaagaagggctagCACCTCAGCTTCTCATACAACCGcttcaaggatccatagcgaacTGGGCAAGGGTTGTGAAAATTTTCCATATTGTTGAGCCTAAAGTTGTAGCCAACTCTGATATAGTCTTGTCTATGTCTATTTCTGAGTCTGTATTTGCTTTTCCAAAGAAGGTTGGAAACTTCCAATCTGTTGAGTCTATCTGTACTCCCCCTCTTACcatgaatgaaattgttgaTTCCGAGTATGTCttgtcttctccttcttcttattcttctaaGGACGACAATATCCTTGAACATCACTACTTGTTGGAATAATTGGAGCAAATAAAAGCTCAACCCATCCGAGAGGACACTTGTCTTGTAAACTTGAGAACTGACtaatgccctcgaatgattaAAGTCGGTTCTTCTCTCAATGATGAAGAAGGCTTCTgacctctctcctcaaggaattcgaGGAAGTCTTCACATGGTCTTATGAGGACATGCCTGGCATTGACCCAGAAATCGTGCAGCACAGGCTACCTACGTATCCAGACGCTCGCCCTGTCAAGCAGAAACCAAGATGGATGCGGCCGGAATAGAGCGAGAAAATCAGGGAATAggtcatcaaacaatggaatgcaggattcctCCAAGTAACTCAATACCCTcgatggttgtccaatattgttccAGTTCTTAAGAaggatgggaaggtcagaatgtgtgtcaATTTCTGTGACCTAAATAAGGTCAGCCCCAAGGATGATTTCCCACTGCCCCATATCAACTGGTCGATAACACTGTAGGTCGTGCTTTGCTgtcattcatggatggattctccGACTATAATCAAATTAGCATGTGTCTAGGAGATTGAGAAAAGACAGTCTTCACCACACCGTGGGGGACATTTGCTATAAAGTGAGCCTTTTGGGTTaaagaatgctggggcaacGTATCAAATAGCAGCTACGGCCATACTGCACAACATGATACATAAAGAAGTGAAAgtgtatgtcgatgatatgatagtcaaatcaacAGATCGGCGAGGTCATTTCACAGCATTcaggaaattctttgaaagaataaaagagtACAAGTTGAGGTTGAACCCTTAAAAGTGCGTGTTTGGAGCAAGGGCGGGCAAATTGTTAGGATTTCTTGTcagtgaaagaggaatagaggtAGATcttgacaagataaaagccattaCTAAAATGCCAGCAccaaggatggagaaagaagtATGAGGATTCTTAAGCCGTATCCAATACAttagcagattcatatctcaTTTAACACTGACATGTGAACCAATTTTCAAACTCCTGAGAAAGAAggaaccaaaagaatggaatgataaATGTCAGGATGCTTTCATGAAGATCAAGGAGTATTTGATCCATCCCCCTATACTCGTCCCTCCAGTATTGGGTGAACCCTTGTTGTTGTATCTATCAATGGAGGAAATGTCGATAGGATCAATGATGGCACAGACTGatcaaagagatggagaagaacatGCGATCTACTACTTAAGCAGGAAATTGCTAGAGTACAAAACCCGCTATACTCCAGTAGAGAAGACCTCTACCTCTTTAGTCTGGGTGACTAAAAGATTGAAGCATTACATGATCTCACATCCTATCAAGCTTCTTTCAAGGATGGATCCGATCAAATATCTTTTTGAGAAGCCAGCGTTGACTGGAAGGATGGCCAAATGGCTACTGCTACTGTTAGAgtttgacataacatatgtcaatcAAAAATCCATAAAGGGGCGAGCAATCTCAGATCACTTGGCAGCACATCCTGTAGGGTCAGATTCATGGCCAACAGAGAATTCCTTCCCAGACGAAGACTTGTGTTTTGTAAAAGGAGGCCAAGAAGAAGAACGGCAATTGTATTTCAATGGAGCTGTAAATCAAAAAGGGTTTGGGGTAGGAGTGTTACTTATAACCCCAGAAGGCCTCTACTTACCGATGGCATTCCGTCTGGAGTGTAGTTGCACCAATAACATTACAGAATATGAAGCTTGCGCCATTAGTCTGAAAATGGCATTGTCTGTGGgagaagaaaagattaaagtCTTCGGAGACTCCAGAGATGAAAAATTAAAGCCTTATCAAGTACATTGGAACAAATGGCTAGACATTTCAAAGAGATCTCTTTTGAATATTTACCTAGAGATAGCAATCGGTTTACGGATGCCTTGGCTACTTTAGCCTCAATGGTAGAATGTGATCCTCAGGCCAAAATCTGACATTTTCTAATTGAAAAAAGAACTGGCCCAGCATACGGAGAGTCAATTAATCTATTGATCGAGGATGGAAGGCCCTGGTAAGCGCTGATAATTGATTATATCAATGACAGGAAATATCCTGAATACTTCACAGAGGGAAAGAAAAAGCATTTGtgaaaatatgctactcaattcattctCCAAGGAAGCCTGTTGTAtaaaaggtcttatgatggcattCAACTGCTATGCGTAGATGAGGAACAATCTCAGATAATTATGGAAGAAATTCACCAAGGGATCTGTGGACCGCATATGAATGCAAAAATGCTCGCCAAGAAAATCCTTAGAATGGGGTATTATTGGGCGACAATGGAAGTTGATTGTGCTTCTTTTGTCAAGAGATGCCACCGATGtcagatatttgccaatatcATACACATTCCTCCTACAGAATTGCATTCGTTAAATGCCCCATGGCCATTTTCTACTTTGGGAATTAACGTGATTGGGAagataactccaaaggcttccaATGGTCATGAGTTCGTATTGGTTGCCATCGACTATTTTACAAAGTGGGTGGAGGCTCTGGCGAAGCGCCGAGTTATTGGTAAGGAGCGTGAGCGGGCGGGGGGCTCACACAAGTAAGTGAAGGAGCCCCGTAGGGCCTTTCTGAAGTGTGGCCCATACACGACTATggggaaagaaaagggaagggaGTTGAAATTGTCACTATATGGAATTGTTTTGCTTTCTATGGATTCCCCAGAGGGGGAGAGACCCCATTCAGCATGCCCACGAGCAGTAAGCAACAAGCACTTGGGCCGAGTAAAGCGGATCATAGAGCACCATTACGCGTTGCAGATTCTAGTTACGTCATGAGCTCTAGTAAGGATCTCCATCTTTGCTAGTTTCAAGTCTCAGACTAGAGTCTTTAGTCTAGTATCTAAAACctgcttttcttttctcctatCATTTCTTATTGGGAACATTGGTTGTACTGAGCAATCTTATGCAGTCCTAACAACTGCTAAggtagcaaagttcataaaagaaaacatcatcTGCAAATACGGTGTACCTCATCAATTGATTTTggatcaaggcttgcatttctgAGGAAAGATAGAAGAACTTTATACCAAATTTGGCATAAAGAGGCATATATCCACTACCTACAGGCCTCAAACCAATGGATCGGTGGAAGCAGCtaacaaaaatatgaaagtcATATTGCATAAGATGGCAAATACACACAGTGACTGGGCCGAGAAGCTCCCATTAGCTTTATGGGCTTATCGGACATCAATTCGGACCTCAACTGGGGCAACTCTGTATTCTCTAGTATATAGGGTAGAGGCCGTTTTACCTATGAAATTCATGTTCCTTCCCTTCGAGTACTATTTGACAGTCAGTTaccagaaggagaatggatgaTATCTAGACATGAAGAACTCAATCTCTTGGatgaaaaaagaatgaaagccatggataaccttaagaaatatcagcaaaggaTGGCTAGAGCATTCAACAAAGGGGTATGCCCTCAGAATAttaaagaaggagatttggttttGAGGGAGCAAAGGGCCCCGATGcatgacccaagaggaaaattgtgacccaattggagtggtcCTTACAGGGTGAAAGCAATATTGCTAGGCACAGTAGTACGTCTCACCgaccttgatggagaagatcttcgaggattggtcaacatggatcaactgaagaaatacttcatcTAAAATCTTGATCAACTTGAACTACGTCCGACCTGATTCCAAtaaagggatacgtaggcaactcgacaTGTTTGGGTGcggtcttaaaaaaaaaaaacaaaaaactcaaaaaaaaaaaaaaagagagaagggggcATTGTGTTAGTCCATTCCATAACTTTGCCAACCGGCATCCCCTATAAATGTGGtaatctcgccatttggccttcgaGATTTGTTCTTTCGACTTATAGTCTACCTAGGGTGCTAGGGGTTGGCTATTAACTAAAGACTTACTAATGTCCAGAATACTAACAggatccttgatgcaggtacTATGcaaggaccaaagaaagaagggttagATGAACAGTTACATCAATGGACCCTCCGTATGCATGTGGATGGTCCTACATTGCTGGACGACCTCAAATTGCCAATACTTGGGAGAATCAGATGCTTCAAGCTTCATCATGATCTACTCTAGGAAGCATCTAAATGTTGGGATCCTCAATTACATATCTTCCATTTTGGGAAAGTTAGGATAGCCCCGACTGTTGAAGAATTTTGGACTTACATGTTATCACATCCACAAGGAAGACTATTCCTCCCAGTTGTGCGAACGGAGCAACTTCTTGAAGCTCTGAAAGATTTCTTCATCATGAACAAAAAAgagataaagcaaattcttaATTATGACAAAGTGGATGCGTTAAAGATGGTGAGAATCTTCATCCACGACAGAATTAAAGAAGAAGGTCAAGTCCGATATAGAAAGCCAGCGTATCTCTTTTGTATAATTGGGAAATACCTTTTGAGAATCCCAGGGAAAGgctaggacatgtttgggtctgcCCTAAGTCCTATAAAGGTACATTAGTCtataaggtttgtttggttcaagctaaaatagaagaactcattatttatttaagtcttATGGGCCCATTTCTATGGCCCAGCTAGCCAATTGAAGGTAAGAGTGGGGGTCCATCTTGTTCCAAGGTCTAGTTATGGTGTCTGGGACatggggacgtgggtcccacacgaaaatacttcaaaagggcaagaaacagtatggacggatccacgaacggaactagtctagtgagtccgttcgtgactccgttgctgctgtcagggtccaaacttcaaggaaagttacggggctttgacccgtactttcaggcttcgaggggacacttataataaaattttaagttcaaggttACAGGTGTTGCCCACTGCGATTGTGGCACTACCTGTTGGTAAAAGTCTAATCTGACTcggggtattaggatatatttcaggtgcgggtgtaacagccTCGACCTTACTGGGATCAACAGAAATCCCTTTTTCTGATACAACATGACCCAAAAATACCACTCTAtctagccaaaattcacacttctTGAACTTGGCGTAAAGTTGTTTTTCTCTCAAGATTTGTATAACTGGAGACAGATGTTGTTCATGCTCGGTCTTACTCTTAGAGCAAACTAGtatgtcatcaatgaatacaatcACGAATCGGTCCAAATACTTATGAAAGACTCGGTTCATGAGATCCATGAAAACGGCAGGTGCATTTGTCAATCCGAAGGGCATAACCATAAACTCATAATGGCCATATCTAGTTCGGAAAGTTGTTTTAGGCACATCTTCACTTTTAACCTTCAATTGGCGATACCTAGACCGtagatcaatcttggaaaataCGGCAGCTCCTTGTAGTTGGTCAAACAAGTCCTCTATACGGGGTAGAGGATACTTGTTCTTTATGGTCACCTTGTTCATTTCTCTATAGTCTATGCATAGCCTCATCgatccatctttcttcttaacgaaAAGTACCAAAGCACCCCAGGGAGACACACTAGGGCATATAAATCCCTTGTCAGTTAAGTCTTATAATTGCTCTTTAAGTTCTTTTAGTTTTGATGGAGCCATTCTATAGGGTGCCTTAGAAAATGGTGTCATACCCGGAAGAAAGTCTATAGAAAACTCAACTTCCCGATTCGGGGTTAGTTCTATTAGATCTTCTGGGAAAACATCGGTGAAGTCCCAAACTACCAAAATATCTTCCATCTTCAATGCAGTTATCTCTGTGTCAATCACACTAGCTAAAAAGCCTGTACTGCCTTTTACGAGCAACTTTCTAGCTTGAAGAGCTGAGATCATAACTGGTGCAGGTGATTTAGACTTCTTTCCTTTGAATCGGAAATCGGGTTCCCCTAGGAGGTTGAAGGAGACTTCCTTCTCATGGCATAAGATCTTGGCATGGTGGTTGGACAACCAGTCCATACCCAAAATGgcatcaaaatctttcatatccaATAGCACCAGATTAGCAGATAATACCCGATCACCAATTGCTACATTACAAGTGTCATACCCGATGTTTGATGTCATAACTTCTCTCGAAGGTGTGTGCACTGATAGGTCATATTCCAATAGTTGAGGTGGAACAATTAACTTTGTTGAGAATGCATGAGATATAAAAGTGTGTGTGGAACTAGAGTCAATAAGTACATGAGCTGGAATACCATGAATAGTAAGTGTACCTGTCACCACCGATGGTGAAACCTCTGCATTTTTCTCAGTCATAGAAAAAACTCAAACCTGTGTCTTGGGCCTCTGGTCGGCTTGGTGATGACCTTTCTGAAATGTTTGTTGTCCAGGCTTGTGCTGATGGCCTATTGCAGTCTAGTTGTTCTTCTGTTCAGGGCAATCCTTTGCCATGTGACCCTGCTTGCCACACCTAAAACAAGAATTCGATCTGGCCATGCATTCTCCAGAGTGGGGTTCTTGCATTTGGGGCAAACAGTCCTCTCTTGATGATGGTGAGCTATCCTTTGCTGCTTGTTGTGATTGTCATAGTTTTGAGTTGGATAAGGGTGAGATTTTTTCTTCTGTGTGTTTGGAACACTTGGAGGTACAAACCTCGAGTTGTCTTCAAAAATTTGTGCTCTTTCCACTACTTCTGCATATATAGGGCACTTAAAAGCTGCTACAATCCTCTTCAGGTTAGAACAAAGGCCTCTCTCAAATTGTCGAGCCTTCCTCTCCTCAGTATCAACTAGGTGAAGGGAAAACTTACTGAGGTCCTCAAATTTTAACTCATAATCCATGACAGAGAGATTATGTTGCTTCAAGGTTAAgaattcttcctctttcctttgTCTCAAACTGGTGGGGAAATATTTCTTGTAGAAGACCTCTTGGAATCTGGCCCAAGTTAGGGGTTGtccatctctttcttcaatgCGATGTGCAAATTTCCACCAATCATCTGCTTTGCCCTGTAGTTGGTACATAGCCCATGCCACCTTTTGCGCATCAGTGAGATTCAACAAAGTGAAGTTCTTTTCTAACCCTCTGATCCATTCTACTACCTTCAGAGGGTTAGAAGTGTCCCCTTTAAAATATGAGGGTCTAAGTTTCCGGAACTGCTCAATAGTGCGAGTAGTGTCTGCCATAGGAGGCTGAGGAGGTGCCCTAACTGTCTGTTGTTGATACATTGCGTTGACCAAGTTGCCGATGGCCTGTACCAAATCAGGTTGGCCACCCGAAAAAGCCCCTGCCAGAACTggtggagggggaggaggaggtggcaAGCCTAAGTCACCTAAACTGCCTGATTGGCCCCTTCCCACATAACGAGGACGTTCATGAGGAGGCATGACTACCTATAACAAAACAAGGCTAATGAATTACACAATACCAGGTTTCATCATAAAGATAGTCCTAGGTATGCATAATTATGAAGAACAACTTGTGTCCGTACATTATGCTTTTCTTAATTAGATTCAGTTTGGTTTAGTGATTATGCAGCAAAAGatacttttgtatttttttcctaCACCACCAGTCTCTAGGTCCAGTTGTCTACATTttttctctgataccatgttgtgaCGACCCAAACCCGGGATAAGGGTATGAGTACAACCCTCGCGGACAGTGATCTTACGATCGATTTCTTGACTTAGCATGTGTCTAAAAGTTGgcggaaatttttttttattagcatAGAAGCATGCCACCTTTTCTAACTACGCAGAAGATTATCAAGCAACATATCATCgaataaatatatgttttcATCCAAATCTGGTGGCAATTCCAAATAATCATTATATGTTCATTCCACAAACATAAGagctaacataaaaaaaaaataaacagtaTCTAAGTCAAATTGTGCTACATTCAACCATTAAATCTCAattcaattaataaaatatcTTAATATCCACTattcaaatcttcaagtctaTCAAGCATCAAAATCGCCATCCTGCTGCTCCTGGTCACTTGTGCAGTCTGTGCACTGACATGTTTCATCATCTATGTCTGAAAAATAAAGGGGTGAGCTCGACAGCCCAGCGAGACAAAGCATAAATAATATATGCATTAATAGGCACAACTTATACATAcaaacaatgcatgaactatggtaaaaacaaaattagataCATTAATGCAATTCTATTTGGTTCTACTGTATGTGCACATCTAGTAAAGGTGAGGAACATGACCGTTGATCTGACAACTACCATTTCTTGTATTACCCGGTTGAACACTATCGGGAGTCATTTCTCTTTTACCCCGGTTGATCGGACCGGGTCTGGGATCAAGTACGTTCCCTTGTGGGAGGTCTAGATCCGGTTCTGGTTCTAGAGGACAGTGCGCTCCTCTATGGGAGGTCTTATCCTCAACTCTGTTCTGGTGTCCTCATCCAGCACCTAACCTCCTGCTGGAAAGGGGTGCAGTCTGGGTTCTAGGTCTGAATTCTAAATGTCTGATTCTGGGACCTTATGTCCAATTCTTTCTTATATTCTGAATGAGGTTCTATCACATGCTATCATGGTATTTCGTCACATCATACAATTCTAAACTCATGATACATACATGGCATGTCACTcacattaaagcataaaacaaaaatccaatgCTTGTAAACATCATAAGCAATCACAAAACATCTAAAATATAAGAGATAATAGTTCACTCACATAACATAGTA is a window encoding:
- the LOC122664527 gene encoding uncharacterized protein LOC122664527, with the protein product MEEMSIGSMMAQTDQRDGEEHAIYYLSRKLLEYKTRYTPVEKTSTSLVWVTKRLKHYMISHPIKLLSRMDPIKYLFEKPALTGRMAKWLLLLLEFDITYVNQKSIKGRAISDHLAAHPVGSDSWPTENSFPDEDLCFVKGGQEEERQLYFNGAVNQKGFGVGVLLITPEGLYLPMAFRLECSCTNNITEYEACAISLKMALSVGEEKIKVFGDSRDEKLKPYQVHWNKWLDISKRSLLNIYLEIAIGLRMPWLL